From the Ignavibacteriales bacterium genome, the window ATCATTCGAAATTCGGTATAAATACGATGCTTAATACAGGAACGTCGGTCGGGATATTCGCGAATGTATTTGGAGGGGGGTTTCCTCCGAAGCAGATAGGGTCGTTTTCATGGAATGAGATCGGTAAAAAGCCGGAAAAGTATGATATAGAGAAAGCTCTCGAAACAGCCGAGCAGACAATGAGCAGGAGAAATCTCGAGGTTTCGAGCGCATACGAGTCGCTGGTCAGGAAATTATATGAAGAAACAGCAGTTTAGGGAGTGGCATTGGGAAAAAATAAGGTAATTTGGATTGAAAAAAGCAGTATAAATCCTTATTTTTAGAGTTCTTGTCTTTAATTTAAAGTTTTTTGAGGGGCGGTTAGCTCAGTTGGTTAGAGCGCTACGTTGACATCGTAGAGGTCATTGGTTCGACTCCATTACCGCCCACATTTATTCAATAATAAAAAAGATCCGGTCATGGGCAAATTAAGATTATCTTTACTTTTATTGTTTGCAGTGATTTTTTTCTCTGCAAATAACGGGTACTCACAGTCTGATAACTTTATCACTCAGTACGACCCATATATTATTTCGTTAAAACAATTTACGTTTTACTATCCGGTCGATGAAGATCCGCTTAATGCAACATCTAACATGATTATCGTCATACAGGGTAATATAGGAACACAGAAGAACGCCTTCATAAAGTTCCTAACCGCCGATCAACTTTCATTCGTGAGCGCGAGGGAATTTGAAGACGGTTATATACAGGAAGTCGGTGTACTAGATAAGCAGGGGGCACTTATCCCTCCGTTAAAGGACATACAGGGGAAGAATTTTCTCGAACTGACCATAAGCGGTTACGCAGACCTGACCCAAAGTGATTTTGATAAGATAAAAAGCATTGCAGGGGCAGGATTATTAGCGGTTTCAACTTCACTTCGGGATCCATTTCTTGGAATTTATAAAAACTATCCCCAACCTTCTGAAGTTCTAAAGCCTACCGACGAAAGGTGGGCTGAAGCAGAAGCATTCCTGGCAGGTATGGGAACAAGGAAGAAAGTGAATCTCGGTTCTGTTACACTGAGCATCCCTATGGTTACCGATGTTAAGAATATTTCGGGAGGGGATAACCTTGTTGCAGGTGATAAGACAGTCTCCGAAGAGAAGGGCAGGACTATTGCAATTGTTAATTTCAGAGAACTTGATGATGAGCGCATTGTTGCCGACCAGGAATATTCAACGGAACTATACCAGATGTTTCTAAAGCATGCCGGTACACCGTCCAATCAATCAGCTCTTACAGGGGATATGATAGAGCTGACAGATTTCAAAGCTGAAGGATTCAAGGATAAGAACGATGTTTATATCAATCCAGAAGCAAAGAAACAGCTGGGATACATTCTTGAGGTATTAATAGCGGCAGTACCGATAAAGAATGACACCGTTGAAACAACCACTGCAACTCTGCCTCTTGAATTGCAGATAGCGCTGGATTATTTCCGCACGAATATGACACAGGAAGAAACGAGATTTAATAAGTATATATTTGAAAGGTATATAGCTGATGAATCAAGTAAAGCAAAGCTGAAAAGGGAGATAGACAGGATCAGGAAGTATTACAATTACATGAACTAATTAGAGACATTACTTGGCAGATAAAATTAAAATAACGTTTCCGGACGGGAACAGTAAAGAGTACGATAAAGGCGTAAGCTCGTTCGATATAGCTAAGTCAATCAGCAACGGGCTGGCTAACGATGTGCTTGTGGCTGAGGTTAACGGGAAAATGACAGACCTCAGCGCTCCTTTGGATGAGGACTCTGCGGTCGTATTCCATAAATTCGACTCGCCGAAGGGCAGGGAAGTTTACTGGCATACTACGTCTCACCTTATGGCTCAAGCAATAGAGGAGCTATTCCCGGGGGCGAAGTTTGGTGTAGGACCTCCCATAGAGGGCGGATTTTATTATGATATAGATTCTGAGCATAAGTTCACAGAAGATGATCTGAATAAGATCGCAGAAAGGATGAAGGAGATAGCCGCGAGGGATCTTCACCCGGTGAGGGAAGAACTGCCAAGACAGGATGCAATAGAGTATTTTAAGACTAAGAGAAATGATCCGTACAAAGTAGAGATACTCGAGACTATTGCAAAGGATGAAGATGTTGTTTCGCTTTATCACCAGGGAGAATTCACTGACCTATGCAGGGGACCGCATCTGCCTACTACGGATAAAATAAAAGCGGTCAAGCTGATGTCGGTGTCGGGTTCTTACTGGCGCGGTGATGAGAATAGGCAGATGCTTCAGCGTATCTACGGTATTTCATTTCCGAAAGAAAAGGAACTGCAGGCATATATCGATAAGATCGAAGAAGCAAAGAAGCGTGATAACAGGAAACTCGGGCATGAGCTGGAGCTGTTTATGATATCGCCGAATGTCGGAGGCGGGCTCCCTATATGGCTGCCAAAAGGCGCGGTGCTGAGAATGCAATTGGAAGATTTCCTTAAAGCGGAACAGCAGAAGCGAGGTTATTCACCGGTCTATACACCTCATATAGCTAAGATAGATCTTTATAAAACGTCGGGGCATTATCCTTATTACAAGGATTCGCAGTATCCTCCGTTGCAGTTCGAAGATGAGACGGGGAAAAAGGAAGAGTACCTACTAAAGCCGATGAACTGCCCGCACCATCACCAGATATATTCTCATAAGCCAAGAAGCTACAGGGACCTTCCCGTAAGGCTGGCTGAGTTTGGAACGGTATACAGATACGAGCAGTCGGGTGAGCTTAACGGACTGATACGAGTTAGAGGGTTTACTGTAGACGATTCCCATATATACTGTACACAGGAGCAATTGATGGACGAGCTGTGTGATGTGATAGAGCTTACGACATTCGTTTTTTCAACATTAGGGTTTAAAGATTTTAAGACTAGGCTTTCGTTCAGGGATCCAGAGAACAAAGATAAGTACGGCGGTACAGACGAGATGTGGGAACAAGCAGAAAAGGACGTAAAGGAAGCCGCCGACAAAATGGGTCTGAATTATTTCATCGGTATCGGCGAAGCGAGCTTTTACGGACCGAAGCTGGATTTTATTGTGCAGGATGCATTAGGCAGACCATGGCAATTAGGTACAGCACAGGTCGATTACGTGATGCCGGAGAGGTTCGATCTTACGTATGTAGGAAGTGATGGGCAGAAGCACCGCCCGATAATTATTCACCGCGCGCCATTCGGTTCAATGGAGAGATTTATCGGTGTGCTGATTGAGAATTACGCGGGTAATTTCCCTGTGTGGCTCGCGCCTGTTCAGGTACAGGTTATTCCTGTTTCCGAAAATTCTAATGATTACGCTGAGGAAGTTTACGCTACATTAAAGGCGGACAAGATACGAGCTGAGATAGACCTTAAAGGAGAAAAAATAGGATATAAGATACGTGAAGCCGAAAGCATGAAAATTCCGTATATGCTCATAGTTGGGGACAAAGAAAAGGAAAACAGGACGGTTTCTGTGAGAAAACACAAAGAAGGCGATATAGGCGTTATGGCATTGAATGAGTTTATGGAAAAGGTTAATTTAGAAATTTCCAAAAAATCAGCGTAAACAGCTGGTATATAAAGTATTATTTATTAATTAATTAAAAATAACTTATTAAAGATAACAGAAGAGATCCGCGAAGAAGAGCACCACGTGAGAGGGTGAATGAATATATTCGGGCTAATGAAGTCAGAGTAATCGATGAAGAAGGTAATGCGCTTGGAATCATGGCTCCGCAGGAGGCGTTAAGGATCGCACAGGCGAGAGGATACGATCTTGTAGAGATCTCGCCAAATGCAAAACCGCCTGTATGTAAGATAATAGATTACGGAAAATTCAATTACGAGAGACAGAAGAAAGAGAAGCAGGCAAAGAAGAATCAATCAGTAATGCATGTAAAGGAAATTCGTTTTAATCCTAATACAGATGAACACGACGTAGATTTTAAGACGAAGCATTTGAGAGAGTTTTTGATGGAGGGACACAAAGTAAAAGCAACGGTAATGTTTCGGGGAAGAATGATAACACATCCGGAGATAGGGCGCGAGCTAATGGATAATGTTCTTTCAAAGCTGGAAGATATTGGGAAGCTGGAAGCACCTCCTAAAATGGAAGGTAAACAGCTGATCGCTTATCTAACTCCGGACAGAGGAAAGATAAAATCTATGCAGGACAGAATGGAGAAAGAGAAAAAGATGGAAGAGAAACTCCGCCAGAGAAATGACGAGGGGGAAGAAGATGGAAAAGCAGAAGAAGATAAAACCGGAGATAAACAAGAAGATCAATAATTAACAAGGATATATAAAAATGCCAAAAATGAAATCAAACCGCGGCGCATCAAAGAGATTCAAGGTGACCGCAAACGGCAAGGTGAAAAGGCACAAAGCCTACGCCAACCACATCCTTACCAAAAAGTCGCCGGGCAGAAAGAGAAAACTGCGCGCTGCTGCGATGGTAACGGAAGCGGATGCAAACAGAGTTAAGAGGATGCTCTTAGCCGAGTAGTACCAATCTATTTTTTTAACAAGAAGAGGTTCACAAATTCCTCATAATATATTTCGGGGATGCCTCAATTTTAAAAACGAAAGGAAGTAAAATTAATGCCACGTTCACGAAACAAAGTCGCTTCACACAGAAGAAGGAAGCGCATTCTAAAATCAGCCAAAGGATACTGGGGTGCCAGGAGTAAAGTTTACACGGTTGCCAAGAACGCAGTAGAGAAAGGCTTAACCCACGCTTACAAAGACAGAAAGCAGAAAAAGAGAGAATACAGGAAACTGTGGATCACCAGGATCAATGCCGCAGCAAGAATGAATGGTATGTCCTATTCGCAGCTGATAGGCGCTCTCAGAAAGAAAAACATAGATATTAACAGGAAGACCCTGGCAGATCTGGCTTACGACAATATGGATGCATTCAATGAGATCGCGAAGTTTGCCAAGAGCTGATAGACCCGCCGGGTTTTATTGCTGAAATTATAAGGCGGGATAACTATACCCGCCTTTTTTATTTACAAATATTTACCGTCCGCGACAGGCTAATATGATAGACAAAATAGAAAAGTTAAAAGAAGAGATACAAAATTGTAACGGCAGTATTAATGATGCCGGTGCGCTTGAAGATTTTCGTCTGAAATATCTCAGCAGGCACGGGCAGATCAGCATTTTATTCGAGGACTTTAAAAGCGTTGATAAAGAGAATAAGGGCAAGGTGGGTAAGGCTCTCAACGAGCTGAAGAACCTGGCTCAGGGCATTTATGATGAAAAGAAAGCATCATTGGACAGCGGAAGCGCTGGAGAGAGTGGTATAGATATTACACTCCCCGGAAGAACCTTCAATGTTGGGACGAAACACCTCGTAACGCAGGCTCTCGAAGAAATAACTTCCATATTCGCGAAGATAGGATTTACAGTATATGACGGGCTGGAACTAGAGGATGAGTACCATAACTTCGATGCTTTAAACACGCCAGAATACCATCCGTCGCGTGACATGCAGGACACATTTTATCTGAAAAATCCAACCGGTGACGACAAGAGATATGTATTGAGGACGCACACCTCCCCGGGACAGATCAGGGTAATGGAAGAGAATAAGCCCCCTGTTAGAGTGATAGTTCCGGGCAGATGTTTCCGCAACGAAGCAATAAGTGCAAGAAGCCTGGAAATGTTTAACCAGGTGGAAGGGCTGTACGTAGATAAGAATGTGACTTTGAGCGAGCTAAAAGCCACGCTTCAGTATTTCGTTCGGGAATTTTACGGTAAGGACCTGAAAACGAGATTCCGTCCGAGCTATTTTCCATTCACGGAGCCATCTGCTGAGATGGACGTGGAGTGCTATCTATGCGAAGGAAAGGGATGCAGAGTATGTAAGTACACGGGATGGTTGGAGATACTTGGATGCGGTATGGTAGACCCGGAGGTGTTTAAACACGTCGGGTATGACCCGGAGGTTTATACCGGGTATGCGTTTGGCATGGGTATAGAGAGAACGCTTATGGTAAGGCACGGAATCCCTGACATTAGAATGTTTTATGAAAACGACATAAGATTTTTAAAACAATTTAAATAATTTTAAATTAACCAAGGAGAATCCAAAATGCTAAAGGGATCTTTAGTAACTCTCGCGCTGGTACTATTCACATGCATGGTGCTGATTGCATGCGGTGACAAAAAGAACGAGACTTCAGGCACCACCAACAAAACAGATCAAACAACAACAACAAGTAATACTACTCAAACCAAAACCGATGGTACAATGACTGACACAACCAAAAAGGAAGAAGCAACCGACAAGAAGAGCGGTTCAGAAAGCGACATCGTAGTCGTAGAAACAAACATGGGTACATTTAAAATAAAGCTATTCTCAGAAAAGGCTCCGATCACCACATCGAACTTCCGTGACCTGGTAGAGAAAGGATTTTATAATGGAATTACATTCCACAGGGTAATAGACGGATTTATGATTCAGGGCGGAGATCCGACAGGAACAGGTACAGGCGGATCAGACAAGACTATCCCGGACGAATTCGATAAGAGCTTAAGGCATAATAAAGCAGGTATTCTCTCAATGGCTAACAGAGGACCAAACACCGGAACATCTCAGTTTTTCATTACGCTTGCTCCTCAACCGCATCTCGATGACAAGCACGCAGTATTTGGGGAAGTGACAGAGGGAATGGATGTAATTAAGGCGATTGGAAAGGTAGAAACAGGTCCCGGAGACAAACCTGTAACGCCGGTTGTTATGGAAAAAGTCTATATGGAAGAATAATCCAAAGTTAGATGCTTAATTCTAAAAGGGCAGCCTCGGCTGCCTTTTTTATTGCAATAAAAAAACCCCGCAATCAAAGAATGCGGGGTTTGGCAAAACCTATTAATATGCTACTGTATCGGGACTGTTTGTAAGAATTGGTTTATCCCTGCAGTATTTATTTTTACGTCGACTGTAACCCTAAATGGAAATAACCCGCCTGCATCGGAAGTACTCTTAAGATAGAGCATACCGTAAACAGGTTTGCTTGTAATTCCACTGGTATACTTACCTTCAAGGTAGAATGCATATACCCTGTGGGATGTGAGTGGATAGTTGAAATATTCAGATCCGGGGTATTTAGTTGTTTGGTTAGCAAAATCCAAAGCAGTTAATGTGTCAGCATTTCCAGTCGATTTCCAGATCCTGGAAAGTGTATCCCATTGAGCTTCAGTGATATCTTCCCATTCAATAAACTGACCAAAGAGAGTCTTTTTACCTTGGGCGATATTATCGAGTGATTGATCACCAGATCTCCAGAAAAAATCAAATCCTGAACCATTTGGATTTAAGCCGTCGCTTACTAAAGCGACATCTTTATTTGTAGATGCAGAACTATCAACTAGTCCTAAGAGCAAGTTTAAAGCGGAAGGTGAAGCTCCTCCGAAACTTCCATTATTAGGGTCTACTTCCTGGACTACAAGATTGCTAAATACCATAACATTCGGATCATTTTGTGTACCGCCCGATGTACCTGAATCTTCGCAGTCGCCACCTGTTAAAGTGATTCCTGCAATAATCGCTATAATTAATGTTAAATAGATCTTTTTCATTTTATACGTTTGATTAATAAAGAATCTTATGTTTAATGAATTGCTCGATGAGTTTGTTCCACTCTCAGAATGGTAAAATTAGCCAAATACCCTGAAAAATAAAATGTTAAAGATGATCATCGGCTTGTAAAACATTGATTTAATAATGTTTAAAAACATGCTTTATGTCTACTTTACAACACCAACAGTCAGCCCGTCGCCAATTGGGACAAGAAGTGACTCTATCCGAGGATCGGTTCCCATGAGGTCGTTAGTAACCTGTATACCGCGAAGGTCGGGGTCACCGGAGGCGTCTTCTATCACTCTTCCGTCCTTAATCATATTATCGAATGCAATCACAGTGCCTGTATTGGATAGCTGTAATGCAAACTCGAAATATTTAGGATAGCTTATTTTGTCAGCGTCGATAAAGATGAAGTCGAATTTTTTCCCGTCAGCAACAAGATTTTCCATAACGGATACAGCATCGCCCACAATCCTTTCGACTTTATCCCCAAGTCCTGCTTTTTTGAAATAGACTCCGGCAAGCGCAGAATTTTTTTCTTCTATATCTACGGTCGTAAGTTTGCCCCCGTCTTCAAGACCGCGGGCAATATACATTCCACTGAATCCTGTCAGTGTGCCAATCTCCAGAGCATTTTTAGCACGTGCCATTCTGCAGAGGAGATACATAAACTTCCCCTGTTCGGGAGCAACCTGTATCAGCGGAATTTCTGCTTTCTCGGTTTCCACAATCAATTCATCAAGCAGCGGATCTTTTTCGACAAAGGTATCGAGAATATAGTTATATAGTTCCTTATTCAAAGGAACACTTTTCATTTCTTTCATAAGAATCTAGTTGTTTTCTGGTTTTGATCGCCTCTTTGCCTTTCTTGTAAGGAATACCACAAGTCCTATAAACAGCCCGTATACCATTCCAATAAGAACGGATGCAATTATAATAAAGAACTCAGGTGCCAGGTTCTCGGGCATTTCACTAAGCCTTTCGAGCACGTTAGGATTATTCAGAAGGTACTTTTCCCAAAAAATGGCGGTGACGAGTCCATTAAACAGTGAGTCCAGGAATCCAACTAAAAAACCCTGTGTAACAAGAAGCCGTTCGGAAGTTTTTTCTATAACAAGTGCCGATATCAGGGCTATTACCAGCCATAGGATCCACTCCAGCCCGCTGGTAACTCCGAACACATTTAAAACTCCCATCAATATCCCAAAAAGGGAGAGTGGGAGAACAGATTTCCAATTCATGATATATATTTAAATTAATTGAATATTTGTTTTAGATGGTGCTCCATGTGATCAACGTAATCAGTAATCAGCCATTCAGTATCAAAGATCTCACCTGCGATGTCCCATTTAACGGAAAGTTTATCCTCAGGGTAACGGGATAAAATGTGAAGAATGTGTGTATTATAAGCCTTCCATAATGCGACGATGTCCGCAGTACTTTCATCAGCATATTTTTGATTTATTACCCAATCATCCTGCGCATATTTAATAAGTTTAAGGGGCTCACCTTCGAAGAGGGGTCTTACGAATCGTGAATGATTATTACAAGCGGAGTCGATCAGATGTCCAAGTATCTCTTTTTTTGACCATTTACCGGGAGCCGGTTTTGTACTCACAGTCTGCTCGTCGAACTCAGAGAATTTGACCGGAACATCATTAATATGCTTTCTAAGTCTTTCTAAAGCGTCGGAAATCATAATATTTGGGCGATTTTTTTAAGTAATATTGAAGTTACCAAAGGAAATAATCAGGTGAAATCTAAAATTCAGGGTAGAAAACTCTTTTAATGCTCTTGGCTTTGCCAGTCTCAGTAAATATTTCGCAAACTACTCCGGCAAATCGGAGGTCTCCGTCAGCGACAATATGTTTTTGCGGAGTACCGTACTTGAACCTCTTAATTGACTGTTCTTTTTTCATTCCGATGACAGAGTCATACGCTCCTGTCATGCCTACGTCGGAAATATAAGCTGTACCTTCGGGAAGTACTCTGTTATCGGCAGTAGGAATATGGGTATGTGTACCAACCACCACACTGGCTTTACCGTCGGCGTACCATCCGAAAGCCATTTTCTCGGCGGTAGCTTCTGCATGGAAGTCAATGAAAAGGATGTTTGTCTCTTCTTTTATTTTTTCATAAGCCCAGTCGAATGCTTTGAAGGGACACTCCAGCGGTTTCATTAATGCTCTTCCGAGCAGATTTAATACACCAATTTTAATTCCCGAATCGGGTATTGTGTATATGCCATATCCCCTTCCGTAAACTCCTTTCGGGTAATTTAGCGGACGCAGGACGTTGGTGGCATCATTAAAATACTTATGGGCCTGAATCTTGTCCATTGTATGATTCCCGCCTGAAAGGACATCGATACCGAGAGCGAGAAGGTTTTTAGCATCTTTCTCGAGCGTACCCATACCTTCGGTAATATTTTCTGCGTTAGCTATTACAAAGTCCGTTTTGTATTTGGTCTTAAAGCTGGGGAGGAGAGATTTGGTAAGATTATACCCGGGTTCCCCGATAATATCGCCGATGAATAAAACGTTAATAGTTTCTTTCAAAGAGAAAAGAGATTATTGATAAAATTCGAATTTGAGATTAAAAATATTCATCAACGTCCAACCCGCGCCACTCGCAGTAGAGTTTTAGATCCGACTGCAATGATTTAAAAATGGCGGCAAGCGCTACGGCATCATCGGTGAGTCCCAGTATAGGGATAAAATCAGGCATCAGGTCCAATGGATTAAGAAAATATAAAATACCAATACTGATAAGCCCTATACTTCTCCACGGTATTTCAGTATACCGCTTGGCTTTATAATCTTTTATCATCTGGAGGGCAAGTCTGACCTGCATATACAGTTTTTCAAAGTGATTCCTGTTAAGCTTTTTGGTCTTTTGCTCGATCTCCTTTTCATGGACGATAACTTCGTCGATCTTTTCCGGGGTTACCTCTTTACTTTCCTGCTCAATCTTTTCTATAATTTCTTCTTCGGTGACCTCAATATTATGCTTATTCATATAACCATCGTGTTTTGTCTAATATATAGTAAATTAGTATTTTATTCAATCCGATACAGACTAAATCTCCATAGATATGATCCTATATCCATATTCTCTAAACAAAATTTCTTTGTTTAGGATGCCCTCTATTTCGACAGAAATAGGGAATATCTCAGCCAGCGGACAATTTGGGAACCAGCGACGTTCCTCCGGAACGATAATGAAGAGTCCTTTATCATCCCCAGTCGCTGTGAAGGTTTTCAAATCACCCGTGAAGAGAGGCAATGAAAGTTCGTTATATAATTTATCGTAGAACTCTTTAACATTTTGGACGGGCATGCCGATCTCGCTGACGGAGCAGATGCTTCTACCGGAAAATTTTTCATTCGAAGCATTATCCAGTCCGTGTCTCGCAATAAACTCGATTATATTCCCAACCGGATCATAAAAATAGATGGAGTGAGCATTCCAAGCTTTGAAGTCAAAGATACTTTGACCGTCGAGTGTAATGAGGTTTGCCTTTCCTTTGAGCCACTCGATTGAATCGTCAAGCTGATTTTCGGGTATATTAAAAGCAAAATGATAAAACGCTTCGGAAGATGCAGTGTCATTCTCAAATGTAAGCAAGGTACTGCCTGCTTTTACAGAGAAAGCATTAGTATCTGAGTGAGTAATCTCCATTTCCAGTACGATCGAATAAAAATCGTAGAGTTTGGTGAGGTCATCTGTTTTAAGTGTTATACTTTGTATATTCATAAATTAAAAAAAGCATCTTTCTAGAAGATGCTTTTGGATTGTAAAACTTTTATTAAAAGCCCTGCTAAGCCCCTGTTGCAGGTTGTTCTTTTTTCTGACCGTAAACGAGAGCAATGCCTATTGTAGCTAGCAACGTCATAAATCCAATTATGACAGCATCAACTATTATTGCCTGCCAATTGCTGATCTGCATACTCGCATACATGTAGAAGATATATGGAATAGATGAATAAAAGCCCAGCCATATACCGCATGTAAATCCCTGTCCTGCCGGAGATCCGCCTTTATTGAAGAACTTCGAGTAAATAAGGCTAATCAATAGCGCTTGCAGAAGATTAGCTACAATGATAGCCCACATTCTGAAGGACGCCATCGGTCTCGCTATATCTCCATAGGCAACCTCAAGATACTTAGCAAATAAGATACCGTAAAATAACCATCCAAGAAGAAACAGTACTAAGAAACCAACAATTGTAGAGATTATTAATTTCATACCCTTACTCCTTTTGGTTAATAAAATTTTTTTAAAAGGACCTTCTATTTTTAAGATGGAAAGAAAAGAACAACTAATGTCAAAGTTACATTATTTAATTTTAAATTACCTAACAAAAAGATGATATGAAGGATATGAGCAATATTAAAGAAGTGAGAACTTATTGTAATATGGTGCTTAACACGGACTTAATCCGATTACCCACAGACCTGCTTAAAAACACGCAGAAAGTTAAGACCGAGTATTTTGCGGACATCATCCTGGGTATAACCCTCTTCAAGCATTTTCTTTGTAAGATTGGGATACATTGTTACGTCCGCTAATTCGGAAGGAGGATTGATACCGCCGTCAAAATCCGAACCTATACCTACGTAGTCCACACCTACAAGATTTTTTATGTAGTCAATATGGTCAAAAACCTTTTGAAGCGTGGATCCACCGAGAAATGTCTCGTGAAAGCTTACCTGTATTACGCCGCCGGA encodes:
- a CDS encoding DUF1232 domain-containing protein, whose translation is MNKHNIEVTEEEIIEKIEQESKEVTPEKIDEVIVHEKEIEQKTKKLNRNHFEKLYMQVRLALQMIKDYKAKRYTEIPWRSIGLISIGILYFLNPLDLMPDFIPILGLTDDAVALAAIFKSLQSDLKLYCEWRGLDVDEYF
- a CDS encoding translation initiation factor IF-3; translated protein: MNEYIRANEVRVIDEEGNALGIMAPQEALRIAQARGYDLVEISPNAKPPVCKIIDYGKFNYERQKKEKQAKKNQSVMHVKEIRFNPNTDEHDVDFKTKHLREFLMEGHKVKATVMFRGRMITHPEIGRELMDNVLSKLEDIGKLEAPPKMEGKQLIAYLTPDRGKIKSMQDRMEKEKKMEEKLRQRNDEGEEDGKAEEDKTGDKQEDQ
- a CDS encoding TIGR00282 family metallophosphoesterase, which encodes MKETINVLFIGDIIGEPGYNLTKSLLPSFKTKYKTDFVIANAENITEGMGTLEKDAKNLLALGIDVLSGGNHTMDKIQAHKYFNDATNVLRPLNYPKGVYGRGYGIYTIPDSGIKIGVLNLLGRALMKPLECPFKAFDWAYEKIKEETNILFIDFHAEATAEKMAFGWYADGKASVVVGTHTHIPTADNRVLPEGTAYISDVGMTGAYDSVIGMKKEQSIKRFKYGTPQKHIVADGDLRFAGVVCEIFTETGKAKSIKRVFYPEF
- the rplT gene encoding 50S ribosomal protein L20, whose amino-acid sequence is MPRSRNKVASHRRRKRILKSAKGYWGARSKVYTVAKNAVEKGLTHAYKDRKQKKREYRKLWITRINAAARMNGMSYSQLIGALRKKNIDINRKTLADLAYDNMDAFNEIAKFAKS
- the rpmI gene encoding 50S ribosomal protein L35, which produces MPKMKSNRGASKRFKVTANGKVKRHKAYANHILTKKSPGRKRKLRAAAMVTEADANRVKRMLLAE
- the thrS gene encoding threonine--tRNA ligase, which translates into the protein MADKIKITFPDGNSKEYDKGVSSFDIAKSISNGLANDVLVAEVNGKMTDLSAPLDEDSAVVFHKFDSPKGREVYWHTTSHLMAQAIEELFPGAKFGVGPPIEGGFYYDIDSEHKFTEDDLNKIAERMKEIAARDLHPVREELPRQDAIEYFKTKRNDPYKVEILETIAKDEDVVSLYHQGEFTDLCRGPHLPTTDKIKAVKLMSVSGSYWRGDENRQMLQRIYGISFPKEKELQAYIDKIEEAKKRDNRKLGHELELFMISPNVGGGLPIWLPKGAVLRMQLEDFLKAEQQKRGYSPVYTPHIAKIDLYKTSGHYPYYKDSQYPPLQFEDETGKKEEYLLKPMNCPHHHQIYSHKPRSYRDLPVRLAEFGTVYRYEQSGELNGLIRVRGFTVDDSHIYCTQEQLMDELCDVIELTTFVFSTLGFKDFKTRLSFRDPENKDKYGGTDEMWEQAEKDVKEAADKMGLNYFIGIGEASFYGPKLDFIVQDALGRPWQLGTAQVDYVMPERFDLTYVGSDGQKHRPIIIHRAPFGSMERFIGVLIENYAGNFPVWLAPVQVQVIPVSENSNDYAEEVYATLKADKIRAEIDLKGEKIGYKIREAESMKIPYMLIVGDKEKENRTVSVRKHKEGDIGVMALNEFMEKVNLEISKKSA
- the pheS gene encoding phenylalanine--tRNA ligase subunit alpha; protein product: MIDKIEKLKEEIQNCNGSINDAGALEDFRLKYLSRHGQISILFEDFKSVDKENKGKVGKALNELKNLAQGIYDEKKASLDSGSAGESGIDITLPGRTFNVGTKHLVTQALEEITSIFAKIGFTVYDGLELEDEYHNFDALNTPEYHPSRDMQDTFYLKNPTGDDKRYVLRTHTSPGQIRVMEENKPPVRVIVPGRCFRNEAISARSLEMFNQVEGLYVDKNVTLSELKATLQYFVREFYGKDLKTRFRPSYFPFTEPSAEMDVECYLCEGKGCRVCKYTGWLEILGCGMVDPEVFKHVGYDPEVYTGYAFGMGIERTLMVRHGIPDIRMFYENDIRFLKQFK
- a CDS encoding DinB family protein produces the protein MISDALERLRKHINDVPVKFSEFDEQTVSTKPAPGKWSKKEILGHLIDSACNNHSRFVRPLFEGEPLKLIKYAQDDWVINQKYADESTADIVALWKAYNTHILHILSRYPEDKLSVKWDIAGEIFDTEWLITDYVDHMEHHLKQIFN
- a CDS encoding O-methyltransferase; its protein translation is MKEMKSVPLNKELYNYILDTFVEKDPLLDELIVETEKAEIPLIQVAPEQGKFMYLLCRMARAKNALEIGTLTGFSGMYIARGLEDGGKLTTVDIEEKNSALAGVYFKKAGLGDKVERIVGDAVSVMENLVADGKKFDFIFIDADKISYPKYFEFALQLSNTGTVIAFDNMIKDGRVIEDASGDPDLRGIQVTNDLMGTDPRIESLLVPIGDGLTVGVVK
- a CDS encoding peptidylprolyl isomerase, yielding MLKGSLVTLALVLFTCMVLIACGDKKNETSGTTNKTDQTTTTSNTTQTKTDGTMTDTTKKEEATDKKSGSESDIVVVETNMGTFKIKLFSEKAPITTSNFRDLVEKGFYNGITFHRVIDGFMIQGGDPTGTGTGGSDKTIPDEFDKSLRHNKAGILSMANRGPNTGTSQFFITLAPQPHLDDKHAVFGEVTEGMDVIKAIGKVETGPGDKPVTPVVMEKVYMEE